One window of the Xiphias gladius isolate SHS-SW01 ecotype Sanya breed wild chromosome 11, ASM1685928v1, whole genome shotgun sequence genome contains the following:
- the phactr2 gene encoding phosphatase and actin regulator 2 isoform X3 codes for MEHDVDGLEKSSSLASCDVVVDSATNTQNAAASRQQRGKLSSLGKLFKPWKWRKKKTSDKFQDLSKVLERKISTRQTREELIKKGVLIPDQDEPISSENLNGHATSSVRSEEVKVDIEFPETLLEEQATGPISTEDKTERCNAKPLTRANQVRPRDMQAKRQQSATPPASSKPAGGTAATTRLREGTKKTAKTAGKTASSTLAKANPRSANNASRGIAKSSHPKKTGGITKTTPASTSTPRSRAPKDASAAAQTDGTDARTNRKSDTPVSSSVPQKASAETPSQPGGFKSLPLSSDTKSASSKASGSETEGTQAASQSAFNASSEDEETRKGMAPEPTVQSPHVSAATEDTSFTEGETDSSPHGGKQGKEREGGEDEKKKEETDFAVNGPRSAEGQAQKPQGLSVKTEQAKVTVIPDRPRDGQTSDSDSDGPILYKDEEEEEEEEDEYTNSSLASKIRRRDTLNIKLGNRPSKKELEEKNILPRSSETERHELRQQIGCKLVRRLSQRPTTEELEQRNILKQKNEAEEQEAKQEIKRRLSRKLSVRPTVAELVARRILRFNEYVEVTDAKDYDRRADKPWTRLTPADKAAIRKELNEFKSREMEVHEDSKQFTRFHRP; via the exons TTGATGGGTTGGAGAAGTCATCATCATTGGCCAGCTGTGACGTGGTGGTGGACAGCGCCACCAATACCCAGAATGCCGCTGCGTCACGGCAGCAGCGAGGCAAACTGTCATCACTAGGAAAACTTTTCAAACCCTGGaagtggaggaagaaaaagaccaGTGACAAGTTCCAGGATCTTTCCAAAG ttttagaaagaaaaatttCCACCAGGCAAACGAGGGAGGAGCTGATCAAGAAAGGAGTTCTCATCCCTGACCAAG atGAACCGATCAGCAGTGAAAATCTCAACGGCCATGCCACATCCAGTGTGAGATCGGAGGAGGTCAAAGTTGACATTGAGTTTCCAGAGACGCTGCTGGAGGAACAGGCCACCGGGCCCATCAGCACTGAGGACAAAACAG agAGGTGTAATGCTAAACCCCTCACCCGGGCAAACCAGGTGCGACCTCGAGACATGCAAGCTAAAAGACAGCAAAGTGCCACTCCGCCTGCCTCTTCCAAACCTGCGGGTGGCACTGCAGCCACAACCAGGCTCAGAGAGGGGACTAAAAAGACAGCTAAAACCGCTGGCAAGACAGCCTCGTCCACTCTGGCTAAGGCTAACCCGCGGAGCGCTAACAACGCTAGTCGCGGGATCG CCAAATCCTCCCATCCAAAGAAGACAGGAGGCATAACAAAAACTACCcctgcctccacctccacccctcGTTCTCGCGCACCTAAGGACGCAAGTGCTGCGGCACAGACTGATGGGACAGATGCAAGGACCAACCGGAAATCAGACACTCCAGTCTCTTCCTCTGTACCTCAAAAGGCCTCCGCAGAGACTCCTAGCCAGCCTGGGGGGTTCAAATCTTTACCCCTTTCCTCAGACACCAAGTCTGCCTCATCTAAAGCCTCAGGCAGTGAGACAGAGGGAACTCAGGCTGCTTCTCAATCTGCTTTCAATGCCTCCTCTGAGGATGAGGAAACCCGCAAAGGTATGGCTCCTGAACCCACAGTCCAGTCTCCCCATGTCAGCGCTGCTACAGAGGACACTTCCttcacagagggagagacagacagcagcccACATGGGGGGAAACAGgggaaggaaagggaaggaggagaggatgaaaagaagaaagaagaaacagattttgCTGTGAACGGCCCAAG GTCAGCAGAAGGCCAAGCTCAAAAGCCACAGGGCCTGAGTGTGAAAACAGAGCAGGCCAAAGTGACAGTGATCCCTGATAGGCCGAGAGACGGCCAGACTAGTGACTCTGACTCTGACGGCCCAATCCTGTACAAggacgaggaggaagaagaggaggaggaagacgagtACACAAATA GCTCTCTGGCCAGCAAGATCCGCCGACGAGACACCCTTAACATCAAGCTTGGGAACCGACCCAGCAAgaaagagctggaggagaaaaacattCTGCCACGCAGCTCCGAGACAGAGAGACACGAGCTGCGACAGCAGATAGGCTGCAAACTAGTCag gCGTCTGAGCCAAAGACCCACGacagaggagctggagcagAGAAACATCCTCAAGC AAAAGAATGAGGCAGAGGAGCAAGAAGCCAAGCAAGAGATTAAAAGGAGACTCTCCAGAAAG tTGAGCGTGAGGCCTACAGTGGCAGAGCTCGTTGCTCGCAGGATCCTGCGTTTCAATGAGTATGTGGAAGTAACGGACGCCAAGGATTATGACCGGCGGGCGGACAAACCCTGGACACGGCTTACTCCCGCTGACAAG
- the phactr2 gene encoding phosphatase and actin regulator 2 isoform X2 — MGQTAVSTVSQTVSVDGLEKSSSLASCDVVVDSATNTQNAAASRQQRGKLSSLGKLFKPWKWRKKKTSDKFQDLSKVLERKISTRQTREELIKKGVLIPDQDEPISSENLNGHATSSVRSEEVKVDIEFPETLLEEQATGPISTEDKTERCNAKPLTRANQVRPRDMQAKRQQSATPPASSKPAGGTAATTRLREGTKKTAKTAGKTASSTLAKANPRSANNASRGIAKSSHPKKTGGITKTTPASTSTPRSRAPKDASAAAQTDGTDARTNRKSDTPVSSSVPQKASAETPSQPGGFKSLPLSSDTKSASSKASGSETEGTQAASQSAFNASSEDEETRKGMAPEPTVQSPHVSAATEDTSFTEGETDSSPHGGKQGKEREGGEDEKKKEETDFAVNGPRSAEGQAQKPQGLSVKTEQAKVTVIPDRPRDGQTSDSDSDGPILYKDEEEEEEEEDEYTNSSLASKIRRRDTLNIKLGNRPSKKELEEKNILPRSSETERHELRQQIGCKLVRRLSQRPTTEELEQRNILKQKNEAEEQEAKQEIKRRLSRKLSVRPTVAELVARRILRFNEYVEVTDAKDYDRRADKPWTRLTPADKAAIRKELNEFKSREMEVHEDSKQFTRFHRP; from the exons TTGATGGGTTGGAGAAGTCATCATCATTGGCCAGCTGTGACGTGGTGGTGGACAGCGCCACCAATACCCAGAATGCCGCTGCGTCACGGCAGCAGCGAGGCAAACTGTCATCACTAGGAAAACTTTTCAAACCCTGGaagtggaggaagaaaaagaccaGTGACAAGTTCCAGGATCTTTCCAAAG ttttagaaagaaaaatttCCACCAGGCAAACGAGGGAGGAGCTGATCAAGAAAGGAGTTCTCATCCCTGACCAAG atGAACCGATCAGCAGTGAAAATCTCAACGGCCATGCCACATCCAGTGTGAGATCGGAGGAGGTCAAAGTTGACATTGAGTTTCCAGAGACGCTGCTGGAGGAACAGGCCACCGGGCCCATCAGCACTGAGGACAAAACAG agAGGTGTAATGCTAAACCCCTCACCCGGGCAAACCAGGTGCGACCTCGAGACATGCAAGCTAAAAGACAGCAAAGTGCCACTCCGCCTGCCTCTTCCAAACCTGCGGGTGGCACTGCAGCCACAACCAGGCTCAGAGAGGGGACTAAAAAGACAGCTAAAACCGCTGGCAAGACAGCCTCGTCCACTCTGGCTAAGGCTAACCCGCGGAGCGCTAACAACGCTAGTCGCGGGATCG CCAAATCCTCCCATCCAAAGAAGACAGGAGGCATAACAAAAACTACCcctgcctccacctccacccctcGTTCTCGCGCACCTAAGGACGCAAGTGCTGCGGCACAGACTGATGGGACAGATGCAAGGACCAACCGGAAATCAGACACTCCAGTCTCTTCCTCTGTACCTCAAAAGGCCTCCGCAGAGACTCCTAGCCAGCCTGGGGGGTTCAAATCTTTACCCCTTTCCTCAGACACCAAGTCTGCCTCATCTAAAGCCTCAGGCAGTGAGACAGAGGGAACTCAGGCTGCTTCTCAATCTGCTTTCAATGCCTCCTCTGAGGATGAGGAAACCCGCAAAGGTATGGCTCCTGAACCCACAGTCCAGTCTCCCCATGTCAGCGCTGCTACAGAGGACACTTCCttcacagagggagagacagacagcagcccACATGGGGGGAAACAGgggaaggaaagggaaggaggagaggatgaaaagaagaaagaagaaacagattttgCTGTGAACGGCCCAAG GTCAGCAGAAGGCCAAGCTCAAAAGCCACAGGGCCTGAGTGTGAAAACAGAGCAGGCCAAAGTGACAGTGATCCCTGATAGGCCGAGAGACGGCCAGACTAGTGACTCTGACTCTGACGGCCCAATCCTGTACAAggacgaggaggaagaagaggaggaggaagacgagtACACAAATA GCTCTCTGGCCAGCAAGATCCGCCGACGAGACACCCTTAACATCAAGCTTGGGAACCGACCCAGCAAgaaagagctggaggagaaaaacattCTGCCACGCAGCTCCGAGACAGAGAGACACGAGCTGCGACAGCAGATAGGCTGCAAACTAGTCag gCGTCTGAGCCAAAGACCCACGacagaggagctggagcagAGAAACATCCTCAAGC AAAAGAATGAGGCAGAGGAGCAAGAAGCCAAGCAAGAGATTAAAAGGAGACTCTCCAGAAAG tTGAGCGTGAGGCCTACAGTGGCAGAGCTCGTTGCTCGCAGGATCCTGCGTTTCAATGAGTATGTGGAAGTAACGGACGCCAAGGATTATGACCGGCGGGCGGACAAACCCTGGACACGGCTTACTCCCGCTGACAAG
- the phactr2 gene encoding phosphatase and actin regulator 2 isoform X5 produces MGQTAVSTVSQTVSVDGLEKSSSLASCDVVVDSATNTQNAAASRQQRGKLSSLGKLFKPWKWRKKKTSDKFQDLSKVLERKISTRQTREELIKKGVLIPDQDEPISSENLNGHATSSVRSEEVKVDIEFPETLLEEQATGPISTEDKTAKSSHPKKTGGITKTTPASTSTPRSRAPKDASAAAQTDGTDARTNRKSDTPVSSSVPQKASAETPSQPGGFKSLPLSSDTKSASSKASGSETEGTQAASQSAFNASSEDEETRKGMAPEPTVQSPHVSAATEDTSFTEGETDSSPHGGKQGKEREGGEDEKKKEETDFAVNGPRSAEGQAQKPQGLSVKTEQAKVTVIPDRPRDGQTSDSDSDGPILYKDEEEEEEEEDEYTNSSLASKIRRRDTLNIKLGNRPSKKELEEKNILPRSSETERHELRQQIGCKLVRRLSQRPTTEELEQRNILKQKNEAEEQEAKQEIKRRLSRKLSVRPTVAELVARRILRFNEYVEVTDAKDYDRRADKPWTRLTPADKAAIRKELNEFKSREMEVHEDSKQFTRFHRP; encoded by the exons TTGATGGGTTGGAGAAGTCATCATCATTGGCCAGCTGTGACGTGGTGGTGGACAGCGCCACCAATACCCAGAATGCCGCTGCGTCACGGCAGCAGCGAGGCAAACTGTCATCACTAGGAAAACTTTTCAAACCCTGGaagtggaggaagaaaaagaccaGTGACAAGTTCCAGGATCTTTCCAAAG ttttagaaagaaaaatttCCACCAGGCAAACGAGGGAGGAGCTGATCAAGAAAGGAGTTCTCATCCCTGACCAAG atGAACCGATCAGCAGTGAAAATCTCAACGGCCATGCCACATCCAGTGTGAGATCGGAGGAGGTCAAAGTTGACATTGAGTTTCCAGAGACGCTGCTGGAGGAACAGGCCACCGGGCCCATCAGCACTGAGGACAAAACAG CCAAATCCTCCCATCCAAAGAAGACAGGAGGCATAACAAAAACTACCcctgcctccacctccacccctcGTTCTCGCGCACCTAAGGACGCAAGTGCTGCGGCACAGACTGATGGGACAGATGCAAGGACCAACCGGAAATCAGACACTCCAGTCTCTTCCTCTGTACCTCAAAAGGCCTCCGCAGAGACTCCTAGCCAGCCTGGGGGGTTCAAATCTTTACCCCTTTCCTCAGACACCAAGTCTGCCTCATCTAAAGCCTCAGGCAGTGAGACAGAGGGAACTCAGGCTGCTTCTCAATCTGCTTTCAATGCCTCCTCTGAGGATGAGGAAACCCGCAAAGGTATGGCTCCTGAACCCACAGTCCAGTCTCCCCATGTCAGCGCTGCTACAGAGGACACTTCCttcacagagggagagacagacagcagcccACATGGGGGGAAACAGgggaaggaaagggaaggaggagaggatgaaaagaagaaagaagaaacagattttgCTGTGAACGGCCCAAG GTCAGCAGAAGGCCAAGCTCAAAAGCCACAGGGCCTGAGTGTGAAAACAGAGCAGGCCAAAGTGACAGTGATCCCTGATAGGCCGAGAGACGGCCAGACTAGTGACTCTGACTCTGACGGCCCAATCCTGTACAAggacgaggaggaagaagaggaggaggaagacgagtACACAAATA GCTCTCTGGCCAGCAAGATCCGCCGACGAGACACCCTTAACATCAAGCTTGGGAACCGACCCAGCAAgaaagagctggaggagaaaaacattCTGCCACGCAGCTCCGAGACAGAGAGACACGAGCTGCGACAGCAGATAGGCTGCAAACTAGTCag gCGTCTGAGCCAAAGACCCACGacagaggagctggagcagAGAAACATCCTCAAGC AAAAGAATGAGGCAGAGGAGCAAGAAGCCAAGCAAGAGATTAAAAGGAGACTCTCCAGAAAG tTGAGCGTGAGGCCTACAGTGGCAGAGCTCGTTGCTCGCAGGATCCTGCGTTTCAATGAGTATGTGGAAGTAACGGACGCCAAGGATTATGACCGGCGGGCGGACAAACCCTGGACACGGCTTACTCCCGCTGACAAG